Proteins co-encoded in one Astatotilapia calliptera chromosome 18, fAstCal1.2, whole genome shotgun sequence genomic window:
- the dspa gene encoding desmoplakin-A isoform X1, with product MSLYGSQSKLPMSGMSRSTSRPELSNYRNDVFGGNGFQGEYQAGDGGVTYTFSRHSVHGGGVGGQNMQVSMGGGGGAISANAIQQKAAFLQQQCHEQLERANMILRTGGSMKDAERFLLLAEESIEQLRNCSQTMNQLRIPNGIFRSIEQFQHMHGTIAQQLVGSVTIRRNRGSGSFEGGKLFNDAMGWISQQKRMVETAPWGDDSAAIEKQILSHNSFHSSIQRSSEVERARDELSANGEKYHLSLLDQEWESMMKMSHSRLNQLRELQNIIEEISQAIIWVNEREEEELIFDWGDKNIDYYIPKKQESYSRLMRDLEVKEKDLNKLKVKSDSLLANSHPASDKIDAYMDTLQTQWSWLLQITKCIHVHLKENSAYSQFFKEANETYMKLQKQHETIRSKFTCDKNTPLDKLTELLKNLETEKARIMENKRQVQSLVSKSKSIVRLKPRNPEEKSSGPIMVQALCDFKQDQKGIMKGNEGILKDNSQRSKWLVTGPGGLDMMIPSVCLLIPPPNPLSIGIATKNEQYYEAIMSIWNQLFINIKSLISWQYCLKDIDYINSLTITMLSKMRPEEYRNVIKGLETHYQEFMRTSQGSEMFGEEEKKLIQGNFDKAQAHYDTLVIQLPAYREKETESQKVEKVKVTKISTPKPNNQTAPPSSSLSLTLLTSLHELRRRLELAESGLTSHLHIPLGDNSVYECSVHIQKLQTMNQDLDSIYDEYLRLREMITKQLEGIPADSEQAKFLRAELDVISQKLAGLQDLQSTYLQRLSALKALLQSLIQVEDIIKVHEARLTEKETSSLDPRELENQRLTLKQMKSDLEQKRDLLTSMESELSTAVHLNGQISDSFHKCDIDLSKYSVLVRQLTDRWRRIQSQIDSRVWDLEKQGNQLKHYQQGSTSLEQWIDNARKRQDTLQTIKISDIQTLMDHLNQQKALHSEIKGKKEKVEDVQKNADTCAASIKDYELQLASYSSGLETLLNVPIKRTMLQSPASAVRQEAGDLQTHYIELLTRSSDYYKFLGELLKNMEELKIRNTKIEMLEEELRRLKEDLNDRNQKNKSLEDAMAQYKMELSQLQDQVICTEEVKRTSVIQVNAAKESLDSTQSKLHELNDELTRIKYQLDEEKRKRRLAEERYNSQQEEYEGAVRRRQKELEELSWTKIDLEKAVKDKEREVERMKMQLEEEAARRRNAESEMSKVRTQCTQEINQLKQTYETEIHVTKTTILKASQQKEEDATELRLQLERLAAEKRDVEEELRRLRQAIAITEEQKSRAEQEVNQQRASVAQETRVRSELEVQLITLKQQREENELKLKESTRNNQEKSREISVLTFNLEEEGKKRRALELEINHLKQAEAELKTKNTSYQETINKLKVSEQEIRITRVELEKQASEKTKAEQNYARLQSRVRELQSSLDGKEAELAKQKQATQEEFTRRKRMEAELERMTHTCREHTTTISSLKSIQIEASTSGRKYEQDLKALQEALDKSLRDHKATKEELASVTAELKIQKQKLQQELTRIQELNLRNESLYKTIEEKSRQLNEYTTEIEKLKTLTQNLTKERLKLEEELRTVRQEKNEMKLSKDAIDGESATQISALHVQLQSSIKRTSELQGLINDLTNEREKLKSEINKFQKQSIETSLVVQESQSKYSELLLEKDSFLSRIKLLEQDKTRQLRLEEELNRIKVTLESERRNKQQLQEEKNSIFKELSTIKSQYELKSSQIRQCESDRDRADRERLSLKSEIERLMRELTSIEERYKSRLLSSEKEAKELALKKESLEREIRRLQQRPNTLNMQTQTDDKVQTIDPSKLLFDSVRRKVTAHQLCDCGIISKATLDELLKGRRTVSEVAADIQVNLKGSGIIAGMTSTSQRKIPFTEAKNKNMLSPESALKLLEAQAATGYIVDPAFNEKMPVDTACSRGIVDTEDRDTLLKAEAASTGFKDPYSGKVLSVGQACKQGHIDKETTIRLLQAQESVGGILDPVLGVFLPKDLALDRNLIDEDLYRALTKKPTCYLDPTTGQKTTYNDLRMKCTVEPVSGLLLISGPEKPLTVKGLRGEVSVSELIESELLDETDLQKLSQGKLTSRDIEDKLKTYLHGSTCIAGIYDEANDRILPFYQAMKEGLLMRGTTLELLEAQAASGFIVDPVNNVFLTVEDASKRGLIGKEFKNKLLSAEKAVIGYRDPNTGKTISLFQAIEKDLIEKGHGIRLLEAQIASGGIIDPKESHRIDVAVAYKRGYFDEEMNEILSYEGDDTKGFFDPNTKENLTYLQLKERCIKDEKTGLLLLPLRDKRKPQKTQESRTNVLRKRRVVIVDPDTGLEMSVREAYHRELIDYDTFLDLSEQECEWEEITITGSDGSARLVIVDRKTGIQHDIQDCLERGVINQSTLDKYRAGTMTLTQFADEIASRSSSLEMTIAASNVDDMITCSSPTHTTPSSPTVRKRFNSISITVSPPEMFDDHSPVGAIFDTETLEKITVSEALRRGIVDTLTAQRLLEAQACTGGIINPATGERLSLQDAVHQSIIDESMASKLKPAQKAYVGFEDVKTKRRMSAAEAVKETWLPYEAGQRFLEFQYLTGGLIEPGTGRRVSIEEAIRRKWLDGQGARKLQDTRNHQKNLTCPKTKLKISYKEAMDSCMVEESNGMKMLQASSVSTKGISSPYNVSNPGSRSGSRAGSRTGSRSGSRRGSVDYTSTMTFTSSSSTIYSSNTHF from the exons ATGAGTCTGTACGGATCCCAGTCAAAACTGCCCATGAGCGGCATGAGCAGAAGTACTTCACGACCGGAGTTGTCGAATTACAGAAACGACGTGTTCGGTGGAAACGGCTTCCAAGGGGAATACCAAGCAGGGGACGGCGGAGTCACCTACACCTTCTCCAGGCACTCCGTGCACGGCGGAGGTGTCGGAGGGCAGAACATGCAAGTTAGCATGGGTGGAGGCGGCGGTGCTATCAG TGCAAATGCTATTCAGCAAAAAGCCGCATTCTTGCAACAACAGTGTCATGAACAGCTGGAAAGAGCCAACATGATTCTCCGGACT GGGGGTTCCATGAAGGATGCTGAGAGGTTTTTACTTCTTGCTGAAGAATCCATCGAGCAGCTGAGGAACTGTAGCCAAACCATGAATCAATTGCGTATACCAAATGGTATTTTCAGAAG CATCGAACAGTTCCAGCACATGCATGGCACTATTGCTCAGCAGCTTGTGGGCAGTGTGACTATAAGACGAAATAGAGGCAGTGGAAGCTTTGAGGGGGGGAAGTTGTTTAATGATGCTATGGGCTGGATTTCCCAACAAAAG CGCATGGTTGAGACCGCTCCATGGGGAGATGACTCCGCTGCCATAGAAAAGCAAATCCTAAGTCACAACAGCTTCCACAGCTCCATTCAAAGGAGCTCAGAAGTGGAACGTGCCAGAGATGAACTG AGTGCAAATGGTGAAAAGTACCACCTCTCCCTACTGGACCAAGAATGGGAAAGCAtgatg aaaatgtcCCACAGCCGTCTGAATCAGCTGCGTGAGCTTCAGAACATCATCGAGGAGATCTCCCAGGCCATCATTTGGGTGAacgagagagaggaggaagaactaATCTTTGACTGGGGAGACAAGAACATTGACTATTACATCCCTAAGAAGCAAGAGAGCTACTCT AGGCTGATGAGAGACCTGGAGGTGAAGGAGAAAGATTTAAACAAGCTGAAGGTGAAATCAGACAGCCTTCTGGCCAACAGCCATCCTGCCTCTGATAAGATTGAT GCCTACATGGACACCTTACAGACCCAGTGGAGCTGGCTTCTGCAGATCACTAAATGCATCCATGTTCATTTGAAAGAGAATTCTGCCTACAGCCAA TTTTTCAAGGAGGCCAATGAGACCTATATGAAGCTACAGAAGCAGCACGAGACAATTCGAAGCAAATTCACTTGTGACAAGAACACACCCCTGGACAAACTCACCGAACTCCTGAAAAACCTGGAG acagagaaagcaCGCATCATGGAGAATAAGAGGCAGGTCCAAAGTCTGGTCAGCAAGTCCAAGTCTATTGTCAGGCTGAAGCCTCGCAACCCCGAGGAAAAGAGCAGCGGCCCGATCATGGTCCAGGCCTTATGTGACTTTAAACAAGACCAG AAAGGTATTATGAAAGGAAATGAGGGCATCCTGAAGGACAACTCACAGCGCAGCAAGTGGCTTGTGACGGGGCCAGGAGGTCTCGACATGATGATTCCCTCGGTGTGCCTGCTCATCCCCCCGCCAAACCCTCTCAGCATCGGAATCGCCACCAA AAATGAGCAGTATTATGAAGCCATCATGAGCATCTGGAATCAACTCTTCATCAACATCAAGAGTCTCATTTCCTGGCAGTATTGCCTGAAAGACATCGATTACATCAACTCTCTCACCATCACCATG CTGTCAAAGATGCGTCCTGAGGAGTACCGCAACGTCATCAAAGGACTGGAGACTCATTACCAGGAGTTCATGCGTACCAGTCAAGGTTCTGAAATGTTtggggaagaagaaaagaaattaatCCAGGGCAACTTTGACAAGGCCCAGGCCCACTATGATACACTGGTCATCCAGCTGCCTGCGTACA gggagaaagagacagaatcCCAAAAAGTGGAAAAGGTCAAGGTGACCAAAATCTCTACCCCAAAACCCAATAACCAGACTGCACCACCGAGCTCCTCCTTAAGTCTCACACTGCTCACTAGTCTGCATGAGCTTCGACGCAGGCTGGAGTTGGCTGAATCCGGTCTTACCAGTCATCTCCACATTCCTCTGGGGGATAACAGTGTGTATGAGTGCTCAGTGCATATTCAGAAGCTCCAG acTATGAACCAAGACCTGGACTCAATTTACGATGAGTACTTGCGCCTCCGAGAGATGATTACAAAGCAGCTGGAAGGGATTCCTGCGGACTCGGAGCAAGCCAAGTTCCTTCGCGCTGAATTAGATGTAATCAGTCAAAAACTTGCAGGCCTGCAGGACCTCCAGTCAACCTACCTTCAGAG ACTATCAGCACTTAAGGCCTTGCTTCAGAGCCTTATCCAGGTCGAGGATATCATTAAAGTTCACGAGGCCCGACTGACCGAGAAGGAGACCAGCTCTCTGGATCCTCGGGAGCTGGAAAACCAGCGCCTCACACTAAAG CAAATGAAGAGTGATTTGGAACAGAAAAGAGACCTGCTGACATCTATGGAGTCTGAGCTTTCTACAGCAGTGCACTTGAATGGTCAAATTTCTGACTCCTTCCACAAATGCGACATAGATTTATCCAAATACTCAGTTTTGGTGCGTCAGTTGACTGACCGCTGGCGCCGCATCCAATCACAGATAGATAGCAG AGTGTGGGACCTGGAGAAGCAGGGGAATCAGTTAAAGCATTATCAGCAGGGCAGCACTTCCCTGGAACAGTGGATAGACAATGCCAGGAAGCGCCAGGACACCCTTCAGACCATTAAGATCAGTGACATCCAGACCCTAATGGACCACCTTAATCAGCAGAAG GCACTTCACAGTGAAatcaaaggaaagaaagagaaagtagAGGATGTACAGAAAAATGCAGACACATGTGCAGCCTCTATAAAG GACTATGAGCTGCAGCTGGCTTCTTACAGTTCAGGCCTGGAAACTCTTCTTAATGTTCCCATCAAGAGAACTATGCTGCAGTCCCCTGCTTCTGCTGTCAGACAAGAG GCAGGTGACCTACAGACTCATTATATAGAGCTACTTACCCGCTCTAGTGACTACTACAAGTTCTTAGGGGAGTTGCTGAAGAACATGGAAGAGCTGAAG ATAAGGAACACCAAGATTGAGATGCTTGAGGAGGAACTGAGGCGTCTGAAGGAGGACCTCAATGATCGTAACCAGAAAAACAAGTCTCTGGAGGATGCTATGGCCCAGTATAAGATGGAGCTTAGTCAGTTACAAGATCAAGTCATTTGTACTGAGGAAGTGAAGAGAACCTCAGTAATACAGGTTAATGCTGCCAAGGAGAGCCTGGACAGCACACAGAGCAAGCTTCATGAGCTTAATGATGAGCTGACGCGTATTAAATACCAACTTGATGAAGAAAAACGGAAAAGGAGGCTGGCAGAGGAGCGCTACAACAGCCAACAAGAGGAGTATGAAGGGGCTGTTCGCCGCAGACAGAAAGAACTGGAAGAACTCAGCTGGACTAAGATTGACTTAGAAAAGGCAGTGAAAGACAAGGAACGTGAAGTTGAGAGGATGAAGatgcagctggaggaggaggcagcACGTCGACGAAATGCTGAATCTGAAATGTCAAAGGTAAGAACACAGTGCACCCAGGAGATTAATCAACTTAAGCAGACATACGAGACAGAGATCCACGTTACCAAGACCACAATCCTGAAAGCCTCACAGCAGAAAGAAGAAGACGCAACAGAGCTGAGGCTGCAACTTGAAAGACTCGCTGCTGAGAAGAGAGATGTagaggaggagctgaggagaCTGAGGCAGGCGATTGCTATTACAGAGGAGCAGAAAAGCAGGGCAGAACAGGAGGTCAACCAGCAGAGGGCCTCAGTGGCACAAGAGACTAGGGTGCGCAGTGAGCTGGAGGTGCAGCTGATAACACTCAAGCAGCAGAGAGAAGAGAATGAGCTCAAGTTGAAGGAATCCACCAGAAACAATCAGGAAAAGTCCCGGGAAATCAGCGTCCTAACATTTAACCTGGAGGAAGAAGGGAAGAAGCGGAGAGCTCTGGAGTTGGAAATAAATCACCTGAAACAAGctgaggcagagctgaagaCAAAGAACACTTCATATCAGGAGACAATTAACAAACTGAAAGTGTCTGAGCAGGAGATCCGTATCACTCGAGTGGAGCTGGAAAAGCAGGCCAGTGAGAAAACTAAGGCTGAGCAGAATTATGCCAGGCTGCAGAGCCGTGTCAGGGAACTTCAAAGCTCTCTGGATGGGAAAGAAGCTGAGCTGGCAAAGCAGAAGCAGGCAACTCAGGAGGAGTTCACTCGTAGAAAGCGAATGGAGGCTGAGTTGGAGAGGATGACACATACTTGCAGAGAGCATACCACCACAATTAGCTCGCTAAAATCAATTCAGATAGAGGCTTCCACCTCTGGGAGAAAGTATGAGCAGGATCTCAAGGCTCTTCAGGAGGCTCTGGATAAGAGTCTGAGGGATCACAAAGCTACAAAGGAGGAACTGGCAAGTGTAACAGCTGAGCTGAAGATACAGAAACAGAAGCTCCAGCAGGAATTGACCCGTATTCAAGAACTAAACCTGCGTAATGAAAGCCTTTATAAGACTATTGAGGAGAAGAGCCGCCAACTTAATGAGTATACCACAGAGATTGAGAAGCTAAAGACTCTGACACAGAACCTCACAAAGGAGAGACTGAAattggaggaggagctgagaaCCGTTAGACAAGAGAAAAATGAGATGAAGCTCAGCAAAGATGCTATTGATGGAGAAAGTGCTACTCAGATTTCAGCCTTGCATGTCCAACTCCAGAGTAGCATCAAGAGGACGTCAGAGCTCCAGGGTCTCATCAATGACCTAACCAACGAGAGAGAAAAGCTTAAATCGGAAATAAACAAATTCCAAAAGCAGTCAATTGAG ACTTCGCTTGTGGTGCAAGAATCCCAAAGCAAATACAGTGAGCTGCTGCTGGAGAAGGATAGTTTTCTGTCCAGGATTAAACTGTTGGAGCAGGACAAGACTCGTCAGCTGCGGTTAGAAGAGGAGCTCAATCGCATCAAAGTCACACTAGAGTCCGAGCGTcgaaacaaacaacagctgcaGGAAGAGAAAAATTCAATTTTCAAGGAGCTAAGCACTATAAAGAGCCAGTATGAGCTGAAAAGTTCTCAGATTAGGCAGTGCGAGTCAGACAGAGATAGAGCCGATCGAGAGAGGCTTTCCCTCAAGAGCGAGATCGAGAGGCTCATGAGGGAGCTAACGAGTATTGAAGAAAGGTACAAGAGCCGTCTGTTGAGCTCAGAGAAAGAGGCAAAAGAGCTGGCTCTCAAGAAGGAGTCCCTGGAAAGAGAAATACGCAGACTGCAGCAGAGACCCAACACTCTGAATATGCAGACCCAGACAGATGATAAGGTCCAAACCATTGATCCTTCAAAGCTTCTGTTTGACAGCGTGCGCCGCAAAGTTACAGCCCATCAGCTTTGCGACTGTGGTATCATTAGTAAAGCTACTCTAGATGAACTCCTAAAGGGAAGACGGACAGTGAGCGAGGTAGCTGCAGACATCCAGGTTAACCTTAAGGGCAGTGGCATCATTGCTGGTATGACATCTACTTCTCAAAGGAAAATCCCGTTCACTGAAGCCAAAAACAAGAATATGCTCAGCCCAGAGAGTGCCCTTAAGCTTCTGGAAGCTCAGGCAGCAACAGGCTACATAGTGGATCCTGCATTTAATGAGAAGATGCCTGTGGATACCGCCTGTTCAAGAGGGATTGTAGACACGGAAGACAGAGATACCTTGTTGAAAGCTGAAGCTGCTAGCACAGGTTTCAAAGATCCATACTCTGGCAAAGTGTTATCTGTGGGTCAGGCTTGCAAACAAGGCCACATAGACAAAGAGACAACCATCCGCTTGCTCCAGGCTCAAGAGTCTGTTGGGGGTATACTGGATCCTGTTTTGGGTGTCTTCCTACCAAAAGATCTGGCCTTGGACCGCAATCTTATTGACGAGGACCTCTACAGGGCTCTGACTAAAAAACCAACCTGCTATCTGGATCCAACAACTGGACAGAAGACAACTTACAATGACCTTCGGATGAAGTGTACAGTGGAACCTGTTTCTGGCTTGCTTCTGATCTCTGGTCCAGAAAAACCCTTGACAGTGAAAGGTCTCCGTGGTGAAGTCTCTGTCTCGGAACTCATCGAATCTGAACTTCTGGATGAAACTGACTTGCAGAAGCTCAGTCAGGGCAAACTCACTAGCAGAGATATTGAAGACAAGCTAAAGACCTATCTCCATGGCTCTACCTGTATTGCCGGGATCTATGATGAAGCCAATGACAGAATACTACCTTTTTATCAGGCAATGAAGGAGGGTCTGCTTATGAGAGGCACCACGTTGGAGCTTCTTGAGGCCCAGGCTGCTTCTGGCTTCATAGTTGATCCAGTCAACAATGTTTTCTTGACAGTGGAAGACGCCAGCAAGAGGGGTCTGATAGGGAAGGAGTTTAAGAACAAGCTGTTGTCTGCAGAGAAGGCAGTAATAGGATACAGagacccaaacacaggaaaaactATATCCCTCTTCCAAGCTATTGAGAAAGATCTTATTGAGAAGGGTCATGGAATCCGACTGCTCGAGGCTCAGATTGCCAGTGGTGGGATTATTGACCCCAAAGAGAGCCATCGTATTGATGTTGCTGTTGCCTATAAGAGAGGATACTTTGATGAGGAGATGAATGAAATCTTATCTTATGAAGGGGATGACACAAAAGGATTCTTTGATCCTAATACCAAGGAAAATCTGACATATCTTCAGCTGAAGGAAAGGTGCatcaaagatgaaaaaacaGGTCTATTACTGCTGCCACTAAGAGACAAGAGAAAGCCCCAGAAGACGCAGGAAAGCCGCACAAATGTCCTACGCAAGAGGCGGGTTGTAATCGTTGATCCAGACACTGGGCTTGAAATGTCAGTGAGAGAGGCCTACCACCGTGAGCTGATTGACTACGATACTTTCCTGGACTTGTCAGAGCAGGAGTGTGAGTGGGAGGAAATAACTATAACAGGGTCAGATGGCTCTGCACGCTTGGTTATAGTAGATAGAAAAACTGGAATCCAACATGATATTCAAGACTGCCTAGAGCGTGGTGTCATTAACCAGAGCACTTTGGATAAGTATCGTGCTGGAACAATGACCTTGACCCAATTTGCTGACGAAATtgccagcagaagcagcagcctTGAAATGACCATTGCAGCCAGCAATGTTGATGACATGATCACCTGCAGCAGCCCCACCCACACAACACCATCTTCTCCTACTGTCCGTAAACGCTTCAACAGTATATCTATTACAGTCTCTCCCCCTGAGATGTTTGATGACCACAGCCCTGTGGGGGCTATATTTGACACAGAGACCTTGGAGAAAATAACTGTTAGTGAAGCGCTTAGAAGAGGCATAGTTGACACTCTTACAGCACAGAGGTTGCTGGAGGCCCAGGCATGCACAGGTGGTATCATCAACCCTGCTACTGGTGAGAGACTGTCACTGCAAGATGCTGTCCATCAGAGCATCATTGATGAAAGCATGGCCAGTAAACTGAAACCTGCCCAGAAAGCTTATGTTGGCTTTGAGGATGTGAAGACTAAAAGAAGGATGTCTGCGGCAGAAGCAGTCAAGGAGACATGGCTGCCTTATGAGGCTGGCCAGAGATTTTTGGAGTTTCAGTACCTGACAGGGGGCCTGATTGAACCTGGCACTGGACGTCGCGTCAGTATTGAAGAGGCTATCCGCAGAAAATGGCTAGATGGTCAGGGGGCCCGGAAGCTTCAAGACACTCGGAACCACCAGAAGAACCTGACCTGTCCCAAGACTAAACTGAAAATATCCTACAAAGAAGCCATGGACAGCTGCATGGTGGAGGAAAGCAATGGCATGAAGATGCTGCAAGCCTCATCTGTGTCTACCAAGGGAATCAGCAGCCCTTACAATGTCTCTAACCCAGGATCTCGCTCTGGCTCAAGGGCTGGGTCTCGTACCGGCTCGAGGAGTGGATCACGTAGAGGCAGTGTGGATTACACCTCTACTATGACCTTTACATCCAGCAGCAGTACCATTTATAGTTCTAACACACACTTTTAA